In one Pseudomonas hydrolytica genomic region, the following are encoded:
- a CDS encoding SAM-dependent methyltransferase, translating to MKSSSLTPTRSLVRSGNGIGASLLRRAVLRQLENLHHGQLLIQEGSETLHFGTPQSELRAEIRVNDPAVWGLVAGNGSIGAGEAYIHGYWSTPELTAVIRVFVANLDVLDAMEGGLARLGRPLIRGLHWLNRNTRQGSRRNIAAHYDLGNELFEQFLDPTMMYSAAMFRGADDSLEQAQLNKLERICQKLDLKPTDHLLEIGTGWGSMAIHAATRYGCRVTTTTLSREQHAHTHKRIRELGLEDRITLLLEDYRDLEGQYDKLVSIEMIEAVGHRFLPTYFQQCARLLKPQGLMLLQAITIRDQRYEQACRSVDFIQRYIFPGGALPSVHKMLEVVTRHTDLNLHHMEDFGLHYARTLRQWHDNLRNARQRLEQLGYDDYFYRLWEFYLCYCEGGFLERTIGTAQLLLAKPAARPAPLLGNFDA from the coding sequence ATGAAGAGCTCTAGTCTGACCCCCACCAGAAGCCTGGTACGCAGTGGCAACGGCATTGGTGCCAGCCTGCTGCGGCGTGCCGTCCTGCGCCAGCTGGAAAACCTGCACCACGGCCAGCTGCTGATTCAGGAAGGCAGCGAAACTCTGCATTTCGGCACGCCGCAGAGCGAGCTGCGTGCCGAGATCAGGGTGAACGACCCGGCCGTCTGGGGCCTGGTGGCCGGCAATGGCTCCATCGGCGCGGGCGAGGCCTATATCCACGGCTACTGGAGCACGCCGGAGCTGACCGCGGTAATCCGCGTGTTCGTTGCCAACCTCGATGTGCTGGACGCCATGGAAGGCGGCCTGGCCCGCCTCGGCCGCCCGCTGATTCGCGGCCTGCACTGGCTCAACCGCAACACGCGCCAGGGCTCGCGGCGCAACATCGCCGCTCACTACGATCTGGGCAACGAGCTGTTCGAGCAGTTTCTCGACCCCACCATGATGTACTCGGCGGCCATGTTCCGCGGCGCGGACGACAGCCTGGAGCAGGCGCAGCTCAACAAGCTCGAACGCATCTGCCAGAAGCTCGACCTCAAGCCCACCGACCACCTGCTGGAGATCGGCACCGGCTGGGGCAGCATGGCCATCCATGCCGCCACCCGCTACGGCTGCCGGGTGACCACCACCACACTGTCGCGCGAGCAGCACGCGCATACCCACAAGCGCATCCGCGAGCTGGGCCTGGAAGACCGCATCACCCTGCTGCTGGAGGACTATCGCGACCTCGAGGGTCAGTACGACAAGCTGGTCTCCATCGAAATGATCGAGGCGGTCGGCCACCGCTTCCTGCCCACCTATTTCCAGCAGTGCGCGCGCCTGCTCAAGCCCCAGGGGCTGATGCTGCTGCAGGCCATCACCATCCGCGATCAGCGCTACGAGCAGGCGTGCAGGTCGGTGGACTTCATCCAGCGCTACATCTTCCCCGGCGGCGCGCTGCCCTCGGTGCACAAGATGCTGGAAGTGGTGACCCGGCATACCGACCTCAACCTGCACCACATGGAGGACTTCGGTCTGCACTACGCGCGCACCCTGCGCCAGTGGCACGACAACCTGCGCAACGCCAGGCAGCGTCTGGAGCAGCTGGGCTACGACGATTACTTCTACCGGCTATGGGAGTTCTACCTGTGCTATTGCGAGGGAGGCTTCCTCGAACGCACCATTGGCACCGCCCAACTGCTGCTGGCCAAGCCGGCGGCTCGCCCTGCTCCCCTGTTAGGAAACTTCGATGCCTAA
- a CDS encoding DUF2878 domain-containing protein, producing the protein MPKLIANALLFQLGWLICVFAGDSLWLLPVAAIVAVHLLWVSSWAAEGKLLLSVFLAGSALDSFLLNLGVFDFGEPRQLIPLWLALLWLLLATTLNHCLAWTAQPWWRGSLLGAVAAPLAYYGGAQIAGVTLPLGTWPTLAILAAVWAVVMPVLHGFAKLYRAQYEQRLRLQQR; encoded by the coding sequence ATGCCTAAGCTGATCGCCAATGCCCTCCTGTTCCAGCTCGGCTGGCTGATCTGCGTGTTTGCCGGCGACAGCCTGTGGCTGCTGCCGGTGGCGGCGATCGTTGCCGTGCACCTGCTGTGGGTCAGTAGCTGGGCGGCCGAGGGCAAGCTGCTGCTCAGCGTGTTTCTCGCCGGTAGCGCGCTGGACAGCTTCCTGCTCAACCTCGGCGTGTTCGATTTCGGCGAGCCGCGCCAGCTGATCCCGCTGTGGCTGGCCCTGCTCTGGCTGCTGCTGGCCACCACCCTGAATCATTGCCTGGCCTGGACCGCGCAGCCCTGGTGGCGCGGCAGCCTGCTCGGCGCCGTCGCCGCGCCACTGGCCTACTACGGTGGCGCGCAGATCGCCGGGGTCACCCTGCCGCTCGGCACCTGGCCGACCCTGGCCATTCTGGCCGCGGTCTGGGCGGTGGTGATGCCGGTGCTGCACGGCTTCGCCAAGCTGTATCGCGCGCAGTACGAACAGCGCCTGCGCCTGCAGCAGAGGTGA
- a CDS encoding acyloxyacyl hydrolase has protein sequence MKKLCAVAAFAALTVGQLGAVQAADVTAAIGQSGDSTMVYRLGAQWDWDSSWLQSSYGRLTGYWDLGYTYWDGDETASNHSLSFSPVFVYEFAGQNVRPYIEAGIGVAAFSSTELESNKLGSSFQFEDRIGVGLRFAGQEIGLRAVHYSNAGLKNPNDGAEAYTLHYRTSF, from the coding sequence ATGAAGAAGCTATGCGCTGTGGCTGCCTTTGCAGCTTTGACCGTGGGGCAGTTGGGGGCAGTACAGGCTGCGGACGTGACCGCTGCCATCGGCCAGAGCGGCGATTCCACCATGGTGTATCGCCTGGGGGCTCAGTGGGACTGGGACAGCAGCTGGCTGCAGAGCAGCTATGGCCGCCTCACCGGTTATTGGGACCTGGGGTATACCTACTGGGACGGTGACGAGACGGCGAGCAACCACAGCCTGTCGTTCTCCCCGGTGTTCGTCTACGAATTCGCCGGGCAGAACGTGCGCCCGTACATCGAAGCGGGCATCGGTGTTGCCGCCTTCTCCAGCACCGAGCTGGAAAGCAACAAACTGGGCTCTTCGTTCCAGTTCGAGGATCGCATCGGCGTCGGCCTGCGTTTCGCTGGCCAGGAGATCGGCCTGCGCGCCGTGCACTATTCCAACGCCGGCCTGAAGAACCCCAACGACGGTGCCGAAGCGTACACCCTGCACTACCGCACCAGTTTCTGA
- the murI gene encoding glutamate racemase gives MNQSQAPVGVFDSGVGGLSVLREIRQLLPNESLLYVADSGHVPYGEKSAEYIRERCVLITEHLLAQGAKALVLACNTATAAAAAELRERYPQLPIVGMEPAVKPAAAATRSGVVGVLATTGTLKSAKFAALLDRFASDVRVITQPCPGLVECIEAGALQAPATRELLQGYVEPLLAEGCDTLILGCTHYPFLKPLLHSLVPDSVSLIDTGAAVARQLQRLLGQHELLATPPAQATRYWSSGDIQRMQAVLPLLLGEQAQVHVF, from the coding sequence ATGAATCAGTCGCAGGCGCCGGTCGGCGTTTTCGATTCGGGGGTCGGCGGCCTGTCGGTGCTGCGCGAGATTCGCCAGCTGCTGCCCAATGAGTCGCTGCTCTATGTCGCCGACAGCGGCCACGTGCCCTATGGCGAGAAGAGCGCGGAGTACATTCGCGAGCGCTGCGTGCTGATCACCGAGCACCTGCTGGCGCAGGGCGCCAAGGCGCTGGTGCTGGCCTGCAATACCGCCACCGCGGCGGCGGCTGCCGAGCTGCGCGAGCGTTATCCGCAGTTGCCCATCGTCGGCATGGAGCCGGCGGTAAAACCGGCGGCGGCGGCGACGCGCAGCGGCGTGGTCGGGGTGCTGGCCACCACCGGTACCTTGAAAAGCGCCAAGTTCGCCGCGCTGCTCGACCGTTTCGCCAGCGACGTGCGAGTGATCACCCAGCCTTGCCCGGGGTTGGTGGAGTGCATCGAGGCTGGTGCGCTGCAGGCGCCGGCCACCCGCGAGCTGCTGCAGGGCTATGTCGAGCCGCTGCTGGCCGAGGGCTGCGACACGCTCATTCTGGGGTGCACCCATTACCCCTTCCTCAAGCCGCTGCTGCACAGCCTGGTGCCGGACTCGGTGAGCCTGATCGACACCGGTGCGGCGGTGGCGCGCCAGTTGCAGCGCCTGCTCGGGCAGCACGAGCTGCTGGCCACGCCGCCGGCGCAGGCGACCCGCTACTGGAGCAGTGGCGATATACAGCGCATGCAGGCGGTATTGCCGCTGCTACTGGGCGAACAGGCGCAAGTTCACGTATTTTAA
- a CDS encoding molybdopterin-synthase adenylyltransferase MoeB yields MLSDDELLRYSRQILLKQIDVDGQLRLKHGRVLIVGMGGLGSPVALYLAAAGVGELHLADFDTVDLTNLQRQIAHDTASVGQAKVDSAMARLAAINPQITLVPHRQALDADSLAAAVSGVDLVLDCSDNFSTREAVNAACVAAGKPLVSGAAIRLEGQLSVFDPRNAASPCYHCLYGHGSEAELTCSEAGVVGPLVGLVGSLQALEALKLLAGFGEPLVGRLLLIDALGTRFRELRVKRDPVCEVCGGR; encoded by the coding sequence ATGCTGAGCGATGACGAACTGCTGCGCTACAGCCGGCAGATCCTGCTGAAACAGATCGATGTGGACGGCCAGTTGCGCCTGAAACACGGCCGCGTGCTGATCGTCGGCATGGGCGGTCTCGGCTCGCCGGTGGCGCTGTACCTGGCCGCGGCCGGAGTCGGCGAGCTGCACCTGGCCGACTTCGATACGGTGGACCTGACCAACCTGCAGCGGCAGATCGCCCACGACACCGCCAGCGTTGGCCAGGCCAAGGTGGACTCGGCCATGGCGCGCCTGGCCGCGATCAACCCGCAGATCACGCTGGTGCCGCATCGTCAGGCGCTGGACGCCGACTCGCTGGCCGCCGCGGTGAGTGGCGTCGATCTGGTGCTGGACTGCTCGGACAACTTTTCCACCCGCGAGGCGGTCAACGCTGCTTGCGTCGCAGCCGGCAAGCCGCTGGTATCCGGCGCGGCGATTCGCCTTGAGGGGCAGCTCTCGGTGTTCGATCCGCGCAACGCCGCCAGCCCCTGCTATCACTGCTTGTACGGTCATGGCAGCGAAGCCGAGCTGACCTGCAGCGAGGCCGGCGTGGTCGGCCCGCTGGTGGGCCTGGTGGGCAGCCTGCAGGCGCTGGAGGCACTCAAGCTGCTGGCCGGTTTCGGCGAGCCGCTGGTGGGGCGCCTGCTGCTGATCGATGCGCTGGGTACGCGCTTTCGCGAGTTGCGGGTCAAGCGCGACCCAGTCTGCGAGGTGTGCGGTGGGCGCTAA
- the prmC gene encoding peptide chain release factor N(5)-glutamine methyltransferase produces MATIESLLDNADLPDSPTPRLDAELLLAAALGKPRSYLRTWPERELDDEQQALFQANLMRRRQGEPVAYILGHQGFWSLELEVAPHTLIPRPDTELLVETALELLPATPLTVLDLGTGTGAIALALASERPTWQVTGVDRVEDAVALAERNRQRLQLDNAAFVHSHWFSALSGQRYGLILSNPPYIRADDRHLNEGDVRFEPSSALVAGSDGLDDIRAIIQAAPAHLLTGGWLLLEHGFDQAEAVRGLVAAAGFAEVHSRRDLGGHERISLGRFDHE; encoded by the coding sequence ATGGCCACCATCGAATCCCTGCTCGACAACGCCGACCTGCCCGACTCGCCCACCCCGCGGCTGGACGCCGAGTTGCTGCTGGCGGCCGCGCTGGGCAAACCGCGCAGCTACCTGCGCACCTGGCCGGAGCGCGAGCTGGATGATGAGCAGCAGGCGCTATTCCAGGCGAATCTAATGCGTCGCCGTCAGGGCGAACCGGTGGCCTATATCCTCGGCCACCAGGGTTTCTGGAGCCTGGAGCTGGAGGTGGCGCCGCATACCCTGATCCCGCGCCCTGACACCGAGCTGCTGGTGGAAACCGCGCTCGAGCTGCTGCCGGCGACACCTTTGACCGTGCTGGACCTGGGCACCGGCACCGGCGCCATCGCCCTGGCCCTGGCCAGCGAACGTCCGACCTGGCAGGTGACCGGCGTGGACCGCGTCGAGGACGCCGTGGCCCTGGCAGAGCGCAACCGTCAGCGCCTGCAACTGGACAACGCTGCGTTCGTGCATAGCCATTGGTTCTCTGCCCTGAGCGGGCAGCGCTACGGTCTGATTCTGAGCAACCCGCCCTATATCCGCGCCGACGACCGCCACCTGAACGAAGGCGACGTGCGCTTCGAGCCGAGCAGTGCCCTGGTGGCCGGCAGCGACGGGTTGGATGACATTCGTGCCATCATCCAGGCCGCGCCGGCGCACCTGCTGACGGGGGGCTGGTTGCTGCTGGAGCACGGTTTCGACCAGGCCGAGGCGGTGCGCGGGCTAGTTGCCGCCGCCGGCTTCGCCGAGGTGCACAGCCGGCGTGACCTGGGCGGCCATGAGCGCATCAGTCTGGGACGTTTCGACCATGAGTGA
- the prfA gene encoding peptide chain release factor 1 produces the protein MKASLLNKLDNLSDRFEELTALLGDAEVISKQTQFRAYSKEYAEIEPVIATFRELRKVQSDLEGAQALLKESDPDLREMAEEEVAQAKEALTTLEDKLQRMLLPKDPNDGRNVYLEVRAGTGGDEAAIFSGDLFRMYSRYAEKQGWRVEVLSANEGEHGGFKEVIARVEGENVYAKLKFESGAHRVQRVPETESQGRIHTSACTVAVLPEPDEQAAIEINPADLRVDTYRSSGAGGQHVNTTDSAIRITHIPTGTVVECQEERSQHKNRAKAMAWLAAKLQDQQEAAAHKEISETRKLLVGSGDRSERIRTYNFPQGRVTDHRINLTLYSLSEVMAGGVEAVIEPLLAEYQADQLAALGD, from the coding sequence ATGAAAGCTTCACTGTTGAACAAGCTGGACAACCTCAGCGACCGCTTCGAGGAACTCACGGCGCTGCTTGGCGATGCCGAGGTGATCTCCAAGCAGACCCAGTTTCGCGCCTATTCCAAGGAATACGCCGAGATCGAGCCGGTGATCGCCACCTTCCGCGAGCTGCGCAAGGTGCAGAGCGACCTCGAAGGGGCCCAGGCGCTGCTCAAGGAAAGCGACCCGGACCTGCGCGAGATGGCCGAAGAAGAAGTGGCCCAGGCCAAGGAAGCGCTGACCACCCTGGAAGACAAGCTGCAGCGCATGCTGCTGCCCAAGGACCCCAACGACGGCCGCAACGTCTACCTGGAAGTGCGCGCCGGCACCGGCGGCGACGAGGCGGCGATCTTCTCCGGCGACCTGTTCCGCATGTACTCGCGCTACGCCGAGAAGCAGGGTTGGCGCGTCGAGGTGCTGTCGGCCAACGAGGGCGAGCACGGCGGCTTCAAGGAGGTCATCGCTCGCGTCGAGGGTGAGAACGTCTACGCCAAGCTCAAGTTCGAGTCCGGCGCCCATCGCGTGCAGCGCGTGCCGGAAACCGAATCCCAGGGCCGCATCCATACCTCCGCCTGCACCGTGGCGGTGCTGCCGGAGCCGGATGAGCAGGCCGCCATCGAGATCAACCCGGCCGATCTGCGCGTCGATACCTACCGCAGCTCCGGCGCTGGCGGCCAGCACGTCAACACCACCGACTCGGCGATCCGCATCACCCACATTCCCACCGGGACCGTGGTGGAATGCCAGGAAGAACGCTCGCAGCACAAGAACCGCGCCAAGGCCATGGCCTGGCTGGCGGCCAAGCTGCAGGACCAGCAGGAAGCGGCGGCGCACAAGGAAATCTCCGAGACGCGCAAGCTGCTGGTGGGCTCGGGCGATCGCTCCGAGCGCATCCGCACCTACAACTTCCCGCAGGGCCGGGTCACCGATCACCGCATCAACCTGACCCTGTATTCGCTGAGCGAAGTCATGGCCGGCGGCGTGGAGGCAGTGATCGAGCCGTTGCTGGCCGAGTACCAGGCCGACCAGCTGGCGGCGCTGGGCGATTGA
- the hemA gene encoding glutamyl-tRNA reductase, whose protein sequence is MAFIALGINHKTASVEVRERVAFTPEQLVEALQQLCRLTPSREAAILSTCNRSELYLEQDQLSSDEVLKWLADYHRLSLDELRACAYVHSEQDAVRHMMRVACGLDSMVLGEPQILGQLKSAYAVAREAGTVGPLLGRLFQATFSTAKTVRTDTAIGENPVSVAFAAVSLAKQIFADLHRSQALLIGAGETISLVARHLHDQGIKRIVVANRTLERASQLAEQFGAHAVLLSDIPDELAHSDIVISSTASQLPILGKGAVESALKKRKHKPIFMVDIAVPRDIEPQVGELDDVYLYTVDDLHEVIEENLKSRQGAAQAAEELVAAGTEDFMQRLRELAAVDVLKAYRQQAERLRDEELAKAQRMLVNGANAEDVLAQLARGLTNKLLHAPSVRMKKLTAEGRIDALSLAQELFALDEGAPQDKGLQ, encoded by the coding sequence ATGGCCTTTATCGCCCTCGGTATCAACCACAAGACCGCCTCGGTAGAGGTGCGCGAGCGCGTTGCCTTCACCCCGGAGCAGCTGGTCGAGGCGTTGCAGCAGCTGTGCCGGCTCACCCCCAGTCGCGAAGCGGCGATCCTCTCCACCTGCAATCGCAGCGAGCTGTACCTGGAACAGGACCAGCTGAGCAGCGACGAAGTGCTCAAGTGGCTGGCCGACTATCACCGCCTGAGCCTGGACGAGCTGCGCGCCTGTGCCTACGTGCACAGCGAGCAGGACGCGGTGCGCCATATGATGCGCGTGGCCTGTGGTCTGGATTCCATGGTGCTCGGCGAGCCGCAGATTCTCGGCCAGCTCAAGTCCGCCTATGCCGTGGCGCGTGAGGCCGGCACCGTCGGCCCGCTGCTCGGCCGGCTGTTCCAGGCCACCTTCAGTACCGCCAAGACCGTGCGCACCGACACCGCCATCGGCGAGAACCCGGTTTCCGTGGCCTTCGCCGCGGTCAGCCTGGCCAAGCAGATCTTCGCCGACCTGCACCGCAGCCAGGCGCTGCTGATCGGCGCCGGCGAAACCATCAGCCTGGTGGCGCGTCACCTGCACGATCAGGGCATCAAGCGCATCGTCGTCGCCAACCGTACCCTGGAGCGCGCCAGTCAGCTGGCCGAGCAGTTCGGCGCTCATGCCGTGCTGCTCTCGGACATTCCCGACGAATTGGCGCACAGTGACATCGTCATCAGCTCCACTGCCAGCCAACTGCCGATTCTCGGCAAGGGCGCGGTGGAAAGTGCGCTGAAAAAGCGCAAGCACAAGCCGATCTTCATGGTCGACATCGCCGTGCCGCGCGATATCGAGCCACAGGTGGGCGAGCTGGATGACGTCTATCTCTATACCGTCGATGACCTGCACGAAGTCATCGAGGAAAACCTCAAGAGCCGCCAGGGCGCGGCGCAGGCCGCCGAGGAGCTGGTGGCCGCCGGCACCGAAGATTTCATGCAGCGCCTGCGCGAGCTGGCCGCGGTCGACGTGCTCAAGGCCTACCGCCAGCAGGCCGAGCGGCTGCGCGACGAGGAACTGGCCAAGGCCCAGCGCATGCTGGTCAACGGTGCCAATGCCGAAGACGTACTGGCGCAACTGGCCCGCGGCCTGACCAACAAGCTGCTGCATGCGCCCAGCGTGCGCATGAAGAAACTCACCGCCGAGGGGCGCATCGACGCGCTCAGCCTGGCCCAGGAATTATTCGCCCTCGACGAGGGCGCGCCGCAGGACAAGGGTCTGCAATGA
- a CDS encoding tetratricopeptide repeat protein, with translation MNRPLALVTALAFLSGCQTFAPSEPDGTPPVQEADQTTQLEPSEYGSFSQETLFALLTAELAGQRNRFDIALGNYVQQAQATGDAGVAERAFRIAEYLGAEQAALDTALIWAENAPSNIDAQRAAAVQLARASRYDESMVFMESVLKRQGDTHFDFLALSAAETDPDTRAGLLQGFDRLLTKHPDNSQLLFGKAILLQQDGRAEEALELLEAQPASQTEVSPLLLRARLLQSLKRGDEALPLLQKGIRKHPDDKRLRLTYARLLVEQDRLDDAKGEFSKLVQENPNDDDLRFSLALVCLEAEAWEEAIVYLEELIERRSHVDAAHFNLGRAYEALEDINSALQEYSLVGPSNDYLPAQQRQAELLLRQQRTEEARARLAKARDAQPDYAIQLYLIEAEGLSNRRQIEPAWSAINQGLEQFPNDLNLLYTRAMLAEKRDDLGQLETDLRYILEREPDHAMALNALGYTLADRTTRYEEARELIEKAHQLSPQDPAILDSLGWVNYRLGNLEEAERLLRQALEKFPDHEVAAHLGEVLWAQGKQREARRVWRDALAETPDSTILRDTLLRLTGSETL, from the coding sequence ATGAACAGACCCCTCGCGCTAGTCACCGCACTCGCCTTCCTCAGCGGCTGCCAAACCTTCGCCCCCAGCGAGCCGGACGGTACGCCGCCGGTGCAGGAAGCCGACCAGACCACCCAACTGGAACCGAGCGAATACGGCTCGTTCAGCCAGGAAACCCTGTTCGCCCTGCTCACCGCCGAACTGGCCGGGCAGCGCAACCGCTTCGACATCGCCCTCGGCAACTACGTGCAGCAGGCCCAGGCCACCGGCGATGCCGGTGTCGCCGAGCGCGCCTTCCGCATCGCCGAATACCTCGGTGCCGAACAGGCAGCGCTGGACACCGCGCTGATCTGGGCCGAGAACGCGCCGAGCAACATCGACGCGCAGCGCGCCGCCGCCGTGCAGTTGGCCCGTGCCAGTCGCTATGACGAATCCATGGTGTTCATGGAAAGCGTGCTCAAGCGCCAGGGCGACACCCATTTCGATTTCCTCGCACTGTCCGCCGCGGAAACCGACCCGGACACCCGCGCCGGCCTGCTGCAAGGGTTCGACCGCCTGCTGACCAAGCACCCGGACAACAGCCAGCTGCTGTTCGGCAAGGCCATTCTGCTGCAGCAGGACGGCCGCGCCGAAGAGGCCCTGGAGCTGCTCGAAGCGCAACCGGCCAGCCAGACCGAGGTGTCGCCGCTGCTGCTGCGCGCACGCCTGCTGCAAAGCCTGAAACGTGGCGACGAAGCCCTGCCCCTGCTGCAGAAAGGCATTCGCAAACACCCGGACGACAAGCGCCTGCGCCTGACCTACGCCCGCCTGCTGGTCGAGCAGGACCGTCTCGACGACGCCAAGGGCGAGTTCTCCAAACTGGTGCAGGAAAACCCCAACGACGACGACCTGCGTTTCTCCCTGGCCCTGGTGTGCCTGGAGGCCGAGGCCTGGGAAGAGGCCATCGTCTACCTGGAAGAACTGATCGAGCGCCGCAGCCACGTCGACGCCGCGCATTTCAACCTCGGCCGCGCCTACGAGGCGCTGGAAGACATCAACAGTGCGCTGCAGGAATACAGCCTGGTCGGCCCGAGCAACGATTACCTGCCAGCCCAGCAGCGCCAGGCCGAACTGCTGCTGCGCCAGCAGCGTACCGAGGAAGCCCGCGCACGTCTGGCCAAAGCCCGCGATGCCCAGCCCGACTACGCCATCCAGCTGTACCTGATCGAGGCCGAAGGCCTGAGCAACAGGCGCCAGATCGAACCGGCCTGGAGCGCGATCAACCAGGGCCTGGAACAGTTCCCCAACGACCTGAACCTGCTCTATACCCGCGCCATGCTGGCGGAAAAACGCGACGATCTGGGCCAGCTGGAAACCGATCTGCGCTACATCCTCGAGCGCGAGCCGGACCACGCCATGGCGCTGAACGCGCTGGGCTATACCCTGGCCGACCGCACCACGCGCTACGAGGAAGCCCGTGAACTGATCGAAAAGGCGCACCAGCTTAGCCCGCAGGACCCGGCCATTCTCGACAGCCTGGGTTGGGTCAACTACCGCCTGGGCAACCTGGAAGAAGCCGAGCGCCTGCTGCGCCAGGCCCTGGAGAAATTCCCCGACCATGAGGTGGCGGCCCACCTCGGCGAGGTGCTCTGGGCCCAGGGCAAGCAGCGCGAAGCCCGCCGCGTCTGGCGCGACGCCCTCGCCGAAACGCCCGACAGCACCATTCTGCGCGACACGCTGTTGCGCCTGACCGGCTCCGAGACCCTTTGA
- the lolB gene encoding lipoprotein insertase outer membrane protein LolB yields the protein MMLRHLLVFSLIALLAGCAGLTSREALEGQGNPAQWQVHKQQISQLDGWQINGKIGIRAPQDSGSATLFWLQRQDYYDIRLSGPLGGGAARLTGRPGDILLEVSNRGRFKAESPEALLREQLRLDLPVSNLLWWIRGLPAPDSRSRLTLDADSHLARLEQDGWQVEYQRYVEQNGYALPERLKLYGQDLEVTLVIKDWQPRQLGQ from the coding sequence TTGATGCTTCGTCACCTCCTAGTTTTCAGTCTCATCGCCCTGCTCGCCGGTTGCGCCGGCCTTACCTCGCGCGAAGCGCTGGAAGGCCAGGGCAACCCCGCCCAGTGGCAAGTCCACAAACAGCAGATCAGCCAGCTCGACGGCTGGCAGATCAACGGCAAGATCGGCATTCGCGCCCCGCAGGACTCCGGCAGCGCCACCCTGTTCTGGCTGCAGCGTCAGGACTACTACGACATTCGCCTCTCCGGCCCGCTCGGAGGCGGTGCCGCCCGCCTGACCGGCCGTCCCGGCGACATCCTGCTGGAAGTGTCCAACCGCGGCCGCTTCAAGGCCGAGTCCCCGGAGGCCCTGCTGCGCGAGCAACTGCGCCTGGACCTGCCGGTGTCCAACCTGCTCTGGTGGATTCGCGGCCTGCCCGCCCCCGACAGCCGCAGCCGCCTGACCCTCGACGCCGACAGCCACCTGGCGCGCCTGGAGCAGGACGGCTGGCAGGTGGAGTACCAGCGCTATGTCGAACAGAACGGCTACGCCCTGCCGGAGCGCCTGAAGCTCTATGGCCAGGACCTGGAAGTGACCCTGGTGATCAAAGACTGGCAGCCGCGTCAGTTGGGGCAGTAG
- the ispE gene encoding 4-(cytidine 5'-diphospho)-2-C-methyl-D-erythritol kinase, which produces MTSTAVPAHAELILPAPAKLNLMLHILGRRADGYHQLQTLFQFLDHGDELGFSVRQDGEIRLHTPIDGIPHDSNLIVRAAKRLQEASGTALGADIWLDKRLPMGGGIGGGSSDAATTLLGLDHLWHTRLGEERLAELGLALGADVPVFVRGRAAFAEGVGELLTPVELEEPWFLVAVPQVFVSTAEVFGAPELTRDTPPIKVRSLLAGGGRNDCQPVVEKRYPEVRNALILLNKFVSARLTGTGACIFGSFPNRDDADKVARQLPGTLPSFVAQGRNISMLHRRLQALAKK; this is translated from the coding sequence ATGACCAGCACCGCCGTTCCCGCCCACGCCGAACTGATCCTGCCCGCCCCGGCCAAGCTCAACCTGATGCTGCATATCCTTGGCCGCCGTGCCGATGGCTATCACCAGCTGCAGACCCTGTTCCAGTTCCTCGACCACGGCGACGAGCTCGGCTTCAGCGTTCGCCAGGACGGCGAGATTCGCCTGCATACACCCATCGACGGCATACCGCACGACAGCAACCTGATCGTGCGCGCGGCCAAAAGACTGCAGGAAGCGTCCGGCACAGCACTGGGCGCCGATATCTGGCTGGACAAGCGCCTGCCCATGGGCGGCGGCATCGGCGGCGGCAGCTCGGACGCCGCCACCACCCTGCTCGGCCTCGACCACCTGTGGCACACCCGCCTGGGCGAAGAGCGCCTGGCCGAACTGGGCCTGGCCCTGGGCGCCGACGTGCCGGTATTCGTGCGTGGCCGCGCGGCCTTCGCCGAGGGCGTCGGCGAGCTTCTGACACCGGTGGAACTGGAGGAACCCTGGTTCCTCGTCGCCGTACCGCAAGTCTTTGTAAGCACAGCAGAAGTTTTCGGCGCGCCCGAGTTGACACGCGATACGCCGCCCATTAAAGTTCGCAGCCTTCTTGCGGGGGGTGGTCGAAACGACTGCCAACCGGTGGTCGAGAAGCGTTATCCAGAGGTTCGTAACGCTTTGATCTTGTTGAACAAATTTGTTTCAGCTAGATTGACCGGCACTGGAGCTTGCATATTTGGGAGCTTCCCAAATCGGGACGATGCTGATAAAGTCGCCCGCCAACTTCCAGGCACTCTGCCGAGCTTTGTCGCTCAAGGTCGCAACATCTCGATGCTGCACCGCAGGCTCCAAGCATTGGCCAAGAAGTGA